The DNA region CAAGTTCATGATAAATCTTTTGATATGGTCTGTCTATTGCATAGCTAAACCCTGAAGTTTCCAAAGGTACGGGGCTTTCAATTGCTCTAATCAGATCATCGCGATTTCCGATATGAGAAGCTGAAAGTATTCCTATCTTAGAATTAAACTGACTATAGAATACGTCAACACCCCATTCTTCCCTTTTGTACCCTGCAGCCCAGGAAAAATTCTGTTCTCTGAAGGCCGTGTTTTTCATGTAGTAATCAGGAGTTTTTGAATTACCTGCCTGTTTCAACGTTCCTTGAAGTCGGAAGCTTAAACCTTTGATTTGCTTAACGCTATAGTCAATAATTCCGGAAGCAACGCCTTCCCGATTATTCGAGAATCCTGCAAGATTTAATTCACCTCCTACTCCGCTTTTTGTTCGAAGAGGCCTGGGTTCAACTAGTATTACTCCGCCAATTGCATCAGAGCCATATAAGACACCAGAAGCTCCTTTAACAACCTTAATCTTATCAGCTATGAAGGGATCTATTTCAGGAGCATGTTCGGAACCCCATTGTTGCCCCTCCTGTCTTACTCCGTTGTTAAGTATCAGAACTCTGTTTCCATACATACCCTGAATAACAGGTTTGAAAATAGAAGGACCGGTCTGCAATGTATTAACACCTGCTATACCTTTAAGAGATTCACCCAGAGAAAAACCTCTGGTTCTGTCAAGGTCTCTTCCCGAAATTTCCTGAACGCTCTGACTGCTTTCATGAACTGGCCTGGTGGACGTTACTATTATAGATTCAAGCAAACATGAGTCTGAATGAAGAATAAAAGTTTTATATAGATTTTCATTCAAGTCCAGAGTTTGAACAATAGTTTTATAGCCAAGAAAAGTAACAGTAATCATATACTTTCCTTTACAAAGGTTAATGAAATGGAAATGACCTGCCTCATCAGAAACAGTTCCCTCAACACTATCAATAACTACAGTAGCACCAGGCAAAATGGTATTGGTTTCTCCGTCTTTAATATCCCCCTCGAGCCTATACCTGCAGGTATTCGAAATAGCTGAATCTCTCTGGGCATAGACAATTGAGGAAAACAATAAAAGACCAAATACCAAAAGTATCCGAACTTTCATTTTCCTTAATGAATAATAAAATAGTATAAAATTAAAGGAAATAAATACCCATAATCCAGGTATTCAAATAAAGAAATGACTTTCAGCAGGAAGGGGGAGCTCGGCCGGACTTGAAAAAAGTAATCTTGTCAAAGTAAATGATAATAAAGTTACCCTTTATATCAAAATACTTGTGCTGGAATGATAAAGTATGAATATCCTGATAAAAGACATCATGATAAAGGTCAATTGAACAGACTTTACATTTTTCCTTTGCAACTTCTATGCTTAGTTCCTTTGAGGAGTCTTCATTATGATGATGGAAATAATTGACCGCTACCTGAGTAAACAATATGCTTATCAGGATTAATAAAGGAAGAACCTTATGTTTAAGAATTTTTTCCAAGCAGTCAGGAGGAATATTGACTATACAAAGATATACAATAAACTTCACCATCCAATTTCTTTATACACATTAAAAATTTACAAAAATTCTCATTCAAAGACATTGATAATAAGGATGCTCCGATTTTTTTTATTTATTCTATGGCCATTTTTTGTTCTAACATGTTATTAAAATATACTCCCGGAAGAACAGAGGGATCCTTTTTAAGTCATGAAAAAAGATAACGAACAACTTGAGGAAAACACACCCGAAAAGAGCGAAAAAAAGAATGGAAATTTTTTTCGTACACTCGGAGAACTGACTGTATTCACCTCTCGTTTCTTTGCATTGGTATGGACTCCGCCTTATGAGCTTGATGAATTATTTACTCAAATTTTCAGACTTGGTTATAAATCCCTTTTTCTTGTGACTACTACAGCCTTTATTATAGGCTTTGTGATGTCATTACAACTATATCCTTCCATGAAGACTTTTGGAGCAGAAGATCTGATTCCTAACATGGTGGCTATCGCTGTAATAAGGGAAATCGGGCCTGTGCTTACAGGTCTTATCTGCGCAGGAAAAACGGGCTCCGGAATTGGTGCAGAGATCGGATCTATGAAAGTTACAGATCAGATAGATGCGATGTCAATATCAGGTGTAGACCCATACAAATATCTGGTAGTAACAAGGGTATTAGCAATGACTATAACGATGCCATTTCTTGTAATCTATTCCGCTGCATTGTCTCTGGTAGGATCATATATCGCAGTAAACATCACAGATGACATGAGTGTCACAATGTATATTAACTCTGCATTTGACTACATGTATTTCTACGACTTTTTTCCATCAATCATTAAGGCCTTTTTCTTTGGATTTACAATAGCTATGGTCTCTTGTTTCTATGGATACAGAGCCGATTATGGAACAGTAGGTGTAGGAAA from Sporocytophaga myxococcoides includes:
- a CDS encoding MlaE family ABC transporter permease, with protein sequence MKKDNEQLEENTPEKSEKKNGNFFRTLGELTVFTSRFFALVWTPPYELDELFTQIFRLGYKSLFLVTTTAFIIGFVMSLQLYPSMKTFGAEDLIPNMVAIAVIREIGPVLTGLICAGKTGSGIGAEIGSMKVTDQIDAMSISGVDPYKYLVVTRVLAMTITMPFLVIYSAALSLVGSYIAVNITDDMSVTMYINSAFDYMYFYDFFPSIIKAFFFGFTIAMVSCFYGYRADYGTVGVGKAANASVVISSLIIFFLDMLAAQLSHYYQSNFV